One genomic region from Lynx canadensis isolate LIC74 chromosome E1, mLynCan4.pri.v2, whole genome shotgun sequence encodes:
- the TMEM256 gene encoding transmembrane protein 256 — MAGPGAAFRRLAALSGAGALGLASYGAHGAQFPDAYGKELFDKANKHHFFHSLALLGVPHCRKPLWAGLLLASGTTLFCTSFYYQALSGDPSIQTLAPVGGSLLILGWLALAL; from the exons ATGGCCGGGCCGGGGGCTGCTTTCCGCCGCTTGGCCGCCTTGTCCGGAGCCGGGGCCTTAGGCTTGGCCTCCTACGGGGCGCACG GCGCCCAGTTCCCGGATGCCTACGGGAAGGAG CTCTTCGACAAGGCCAACAAACACCACTTCTTCCACAGCCTGGCTCTGTTAGGGGTGCCCCATTGCAGAAAGCCCCTCTGG GCCGGGTTACTGCTAGCCTCTGGAACCACATTATTCTGCACCAGCTTTTACTACCAGGCTCTGAGTGGAGACCCCAGCATCCAGACTTTGGCCCCCGTGGGAGGGAGCCTGTTAATCTTGGGCTGGCTTGCCTTGGCCCTTTGA